Below is a genomic region from Flavobacteriales bacterium.
ATCGATCCATTCTTCAATGAGTTTTGGATTTTGATCGTTATCCTCTTTAAACTGTTGTTCAGAAATTTTCCAGGCTTGCATTTGCTGCTCGGGAAAGGGACGCATTAATTTTTCAAGTTCTTCCAATGCCAGTTTTGGGTCCAGCCATTTTTCCTCATCCTCTTTTTCAAGAATCAAAGGCATTCTCTCTTTGCTGTTATGGATTTTTGCCGTCATCGGATTCGCCACGGTGGTGATGATGGAGAAACTGTTGATTTTTTCCCCGTTGGCAGGATTGATCCACGATTCATATATCCCTCCCATGGAGAACAAAGGCGCATCATTAAGTGAAATGTAATGCGGAATTTTTTTCTTTCCCTCGTGCTGCCATTCGAAATATCCGGTTGATACGACCAGACAACGTTTGCTTTGTATGGATTGGCGAAAGGATGGTTTTTCAAATATACTTTCTGCCCGGGCGTTCAGGGTTTTTAGACGTATTTCCTTCGCCTCCTCCGCCGAACGAATCCATGAAGGGATAAGTCCCCAGCGATAATGATCGATGATTTGCGGGTTTTCCTGCAGAATAAGCGCGCATTTCGGGAATTGAAAACCATTCTCCCGGAATCTGGCTTTGTGTAATGTAGGGTCCTTAAATTTCGCTTTATAGCGGCTTTCGATTTCCTCTACTTGCTGGGCGTTGGATTTGTAATAGCACATAAGCTAAAGATAGGAGATTTAGTTGCTAATTCAAGAAGGTGAAATCAGCTTTTTAAGTCAAAATTTAGTTTATCCCGGTGGAATTTTAAACTGTTTTCCATTCGGACCATAGAATTCAAATGATAATTGTTCATTATCCTTTTCTTCTGCCTATTTTTACGCCATGGAGCTACAACTGCGAACAGCCGGTGAACAGGATATTGCTTTGATAGCAGCAATGGCCGACCGGATTTGGAAGATTCATTACCCGCCGATCATTGGAATGGAACAGGTGGAGTATATGCTTAACAAGATGTACAGTGCAGAAGCCCTTATCCGTCAAATGGGGGAGGGTCAGGTTTTCCGTATTATCGAATCGGATACCGCTTCAGTGGGTTTTATTTCCGTTTCTGAAAAAGTGGAGCATGAATTATTTCTGCATAAATTTTATTTGGATGCGAATGTGCAGGGCAGGGGAATGGGGGCTGCTGTTTTTTCCCAATTAATGGCCATGTATCCCGGCGTAAAAAAAGTGCGATTAACAGTGAATCGTCAGAATTATAAATCCATTAATTTCTATTTTAAACTCGGATTTACCATTGCAGAAGTGGCCGACTTCGATATCGGAGAAGGTTATCTGATGAATGATTTTGTGATGGAGCTTCAGCGATGAAGGTCATCAGGAAAAAAA
It encodes:
- a CDS encoding GNAT family N-acetyltransferase is translated as MELQLRTAGEQDIALIAAMADRIWKIHYPPIIGMEQVEYMLNKMYSAEALIRQMGEGQVFRIIESDTASVGFISVSEKVEHELFLHKFYLDANVQGRGMGAAVFSQLMAMYPGVKKVRLTVNRQNYKSINFYFKLGFTIAEVADFDIGEGYLMNDFVMELQR
- a CDS encoding SOS response-associated peptidase, producing the protein MCYYKSNAQQVEEIESRYKAKFKDPTLHKARFRENGFQFPKCALILQENPQIIDHYRWGLIPSWIRSAEEAKEIRLKTLNARAESIFEKPSFRQSIQSKRCLVVSTGYFEWQHEGKKKIPHYISLNDAPLFSMGGIYESWINPANGEKINSFSIITTVANPMTAKIHNSKERMPLILEKEDEEKWLDPKLALEELEKLMRPFPEQQMQAWKISEQQFKEDNDQNPKLIEEWIDPNSFQGSLF